The window TCCGGGGCAAGTCTGAACCCTGCCGTTCTAACAGCAACCACTGACGCCTCTGGTGAGGCCAGTTTAGACGTCACAGCAAACAGCACAGTCGGCGCTTACACAGTGGTAGCCAGTGTTGGCGGTGTTGCAACAACAGCTGATTTCCCTCTGACAAATAGCGTCGGGGCCGCAGCCTCAATCACGGCCGACTCTGGGTCTCCTCAAGACGCAGTGATCTCAACCGCCTTTTCAAATCCACTTGTTGTCACCGTCCGAGACAGCGGCAACAATCCGGTTCCAAATGAGACAGTCACCTTCACGGCGCCCTCAACCAATGCAAGTCTGGACCCTGACGTTCAAACAGAAACCACCGACGCTGCCGGTCAGATCAGTTTGAGCGTCACAGCAAACAGCACAGTCGGCGCTTACACAGTGGTAGCCAGTGTTGGCGGTGTTGCAACAACAGCTGATTTCCCTCTGACAAATAGCGTCGGGGCCGCAGCCTCAATCACGGCCGACTCTGGGTCTCCTCAAGATGCAGTGATCTCAACCGCCTTTGCAAATCCACTTGTTGTCACCGTCCGAGACAGCGGCAACAATCCGGTTCCAAATGAGACAGTCACCTTCACGGCGCCCTCATCCGGGGCAAGTCTGAACCCTGCCGTTCTAACAGCAACCACTGACGCCTCTGGTGAGGCCAGTTTAGACGTCACAGCAAACAGCACAGTCGGCGCTTACACAGTGGTAGCCAGTGTTGGCGGTGTTGCAACAACAGCTGATTTCCCTCTGACAAATAGCGTCGGGGCCGCAGCCTCAATCACGGCCGACTCTGGGTCTCCTCAAGACGCAGTGATCTCAACCGCCTTTACAAATCCACTTGTTGTCACCGTCCTGGACAGCGGCACCAATCCGGTTCCAAATGTGGTTGTCACCTTCACGGCGCCCTCAAACGGGGCAAGTCTGAGCTCTGACGTTCAAACAGAAACCACCGACGCTGCCGGTCAGATCAGTTTCATCGTCACAGCAAACAGCACAGTCGGCGCTTACACAGTGGAAGCCAGTGTTGTCGGTGGTGCAACAACAGCTGAGTTCTCTCTGACAAATACCGTCGGGGCCGCAGCCACAATCTCTGCCGACTCTGGGTCTCCTCAAGACGCAGTGATCTCAACCGCCTTTGCAAATCCACTTGTTGTCACCGTCCTGGACAGCGGCACAAATCCGGTTCCAAATGTGGTTGTCACCTTCACGGCGCCCTCAAACGGGGCAAGTCTGAGCTCTGACGTTCAAACAGAAACCACCGACGCTGCCGGTCAGATCAGTTTCATCGTCACAGCAAACAGCACAGTCGGCGCTTACACAGTGGAAGCCAGTGTTGTCGGTGGTGCAACAACAGCTGATTTCTCTCTGACAAATACCGTCGGGGCCGCAGCCACAATCTCTGCCGACTCTGGGTCTCCTCAAGACGCAGTGATCTCAACCGCCTTTGCAAATCCACTTGTTGTCACCGTCCTGGACAGCGGCACAAATCCGGTTCCAAATGTGGTTGTCACCTTCACGGCGCCCTCAAACGGGGCAAGTCTGAGCTCTGACGTTCAAACAGAAACCACCGACGCTGCCGGTCAGATCAGTTTCATCGTCACAGCAAACAGCACAGTCGGCGCTTACACAGTGGAAGCCAGTGTTGTCGGTGGTGCAACAACAGCTGAGTTCTCTCTGACAAATACCGTCGGGGCCGCAGCCACAATCTCTGCCGACTCTGGGTCTCCTCAAGACGCAGTGATCTCAACCGCCTTTGCAAATCCACTTGTTGTCACCGTCCTGGACAGCGGCACAAATCCGGTTCCAAATGTGGTTGTCACCTTCACGGCGCCCTCAAACGGGGCAAGTCTGAGCTCTGACGTTCAAACAGAAACCACCGACGCTGCCGGTCAGATCAGTTTCATCGTCACAGCAAACAGCACAGTCGGCGCTTACACAGTGGAAGCCAGTGTTGTCGGTGGTGCAACAACAGCTGATTTCTCTCTGACAAATACCGTCGGGGCCGCAGCCACAATCTCTGCCGACTCTGGGTCTCCTCAAGACGCAGTGATCTCAACCGCCTTTGCAAATCCACTTGTTGTCACCGTCCTGGACAGCGGCACAAATCCGGTTCCAAATGTGGTTGTCACCTTCACGGCGCCCTCAAACGGGGCAAGTCTGAGCTCTGACGTTCAAACAGAAACCACCGACGCTGCCGGTCAGATCAGTTTCATCGTCACAGCAAACAGCACAGTCGGCGCTTACACAGTGGAAGCCAGTGTTGTCGGTGGTGCAACAACAGCTGATTTCTCTCTGACAAATACCGTCGGGGCCGCAGCCACAATCACGGCCGACTCTGGGTCTCCTCAAGACGCAGTGATCTCAACCGCCTTTGCAAATCCACTTGTTGTCACCGTCCTGGACAGCGGCACCAATCCGGTTCCAAATGTGGTTGTCACCTTCACGGCGCCCTCAAACGGGGCAAGTCTGGACCCTGCCACTGACACAGCAATCACCAACGCCTCTGGTGTGGCCAGTTTAGACGTCACAGCAAACAGCACATCTGGCGGGCCTTACACAGTCAATGCCAGTGTTGGCGTTGTTACTGAAACAGCTGATTTCTCTCTGACCAACGGTCGTGATAGTGCAGCAGACATCGCACGCACAAAAGCAGTTATCGCCGAATTTATTAGTACACGTGCAAATCAGATCGTTGCAGAACAACCCAAGCTGGTTCAGAGATTAAAGGCGGGGAAATTCGGTCAACAGAAAGGCCTTAACAGCTTATACTACGACGTTTCTTCCGCCCGTAAGCAAGCTTCATTCCAGTTCAGCTATGCAGCCTTCAGAACCAAAATGAACTCTCTCAATAACGGGCTTGCAACAAAGGCGACAAATAGGATTGTGAATGGTTTCAATCTTGTGGGGCAAGCCAGTCCTGATGCGAAGTTGGGCTGGGCTGCTGAAACGGGTCCTAACGATGCTACATCTGCAATAAATACTCTTGATTCCGGTAGTGATCCCTCAAGTGGCTCCTCCTCAGGCTTTGATATCTGGGCGCAAGGATCTTACGTCCGTGTCGAAAACAATAATTTTGAAAGCAACAACGGTTTGTTTTTTGCCGGTGTCGATTACCGTTACGAAGACACATTGCTTTTAGGTTTCATGACACAGTTGGATATTTCTGAGGTCGACAATAGTGCCGCGACAACATCCGCAAGAGGTGTGGGCTGGATGTTCGGTCCATATGCTGTCGTTCAACTACAGCCTAATCTCTACCTGGATGGACAGGTAACATATGGTCGATCCAATAATGATGTAAACGCATTGGGCTTGGGTTTTGACAACTTCGACACAGAACGATTACTGTTGCAGGCAGGTTTAACTGGCGACTTCAATCTTGACGCTCTAACTCTAAATCCCTTCGCACGATTGACATATTATTTTGAAAAACAGGAGGAATATGTCGATAGGCTCGGAAATACAATTCCTGATCAAGCCTTCACACTGGGGAGCTTGGAGTTTGGCCCGCGAGTTACCTATGAATACCTAAGTGAAAACGGGTATCAGCTTACTTCCTTTCTCTCCATTTCCGGCATTTATGACTTCAACCGCTTGACCAGCGGCGTGCCAATTGATGCAACGCTTGCCTCTGCTGATGGAAACTTCAGAGCCCGATTTGAGGGAGGTGTAGCAATTACAATCCCTAATCCAAAGATACGCATCCTCGGCGAAGGGTTCTATGATGGGATTGGAGTGTCGGATTACGAAGCCTATGGCGGTAAACTCAGCCTGAGCATCAAATTTTAGCGAGGAGCCAAAAAACAGACCTTGATGGCTGCAATATTACCCACGTCTGCCAGTACCATGAGCTTGCCCAGGCACTTGGCTTCGACCCGCTCACGCGGGTCATCCCTGACTTTCAGCTGAGGAAAATAATACTTGCGCAGCGTCGGCGCAGTGGCGCCCAAAGCTGAATTGATTTCATTCTGCGTTATTTCATACGCAATTAACTATCTGATAAGTCTAAGTTATTCGTTAGTTGCCCTGTGAGGAGGGCGCCCTCGTTATCCAAAACCCTCATGTATTGGATCGCCAAGCAGCTCAAAATTAAGGTTTGCAAAAAAAATCTCTCCGTAAATATGCATCCGGTTAAAGTCTTGAGCCCCCCGGACTTTTGACCCACCCCCCCACTCTGACAGATCAGGGGTCAGCTGCGTGTGTGCCGCGCCTTGGCCGCTTTTCGCTTGTGACACCCGATGCACAGGAGCTGGATGTTCGCCGGATCCAGATCAGACCCGCCGTGAATGGTTTGGAAATTTACCATTAAAAGCCTTCGCGCCAACTCCGCCTTTCAGCGTCTTAGTTGACTGAGCCTTGTCTTCGGCACGCTCTGTTATAGTAGCAACTCTGGTTGCCCAGACTCCGAAGATCCACGATGATCGTCCTGTCGGGATAAATGGTTAACGAAGTTCCACCTCGTCAACTGGCACAATTACCTTTGTGGTTCGACCAAACGCTTCCAGCTCCACTTTTAACGTTTGTCCTCCCGCTCTGAGTTCGCTCACCACACCCTTGAGTGTAGCCCCAACTCCAGCAACCAGCAGGATATCACTGCCCACGCTAAAGACCTGACCGTTCACTGCCTTTTTTCCGAACTGAGCATCACAGGCTGTTTCCAGAATACGAAGCATCTCAGCGAGAGGTACACGGTGGGGAGGCTGCTCAAGGGAACTTGCTAAAATCTTTTCCACACCGTCGCAGGACCGTACCTGATCGCAGCTCACCCGCACATTAAAGTCCAAACCAACGAACAGATAACTGGGAAACATGGGCTGGCTTGCATCTATGGTTTTGTTAATGTGCTTAGGCCTTCGTAGCACAGGTATCTTCGGCAGGTAGGCAATCGCACCCGTGGCAGTGATACTAGCTTGTGCTCGATCCTCACAATTTGGATTGGTTCGCACCACAATCCATTCCAGTGAAGATTTCGTCATCAAAGCTCGTAGCAGCATGTAGTCCTGCTCAAGAGCCTTATTGCCCGCATTGGGTGCTGTCATCTTCATTCAGCCGCCTCCTGAGTTGCCGTTGTCTCACCCGTTAACCGAGCACATACATCCTCAAATCTCGCCAGCGCCGCTCTCACAGCCTCAAGCGTTGATGGGAATTCCTCAGTAAGCAGCTTGGGCATGTACACCCATTCCGGTAGATCCCGATCAGGCCCAAACCATGGCCAGCCACGCTCGCCGTGGAGCTGCTTCCAAGCCTGCCCCCTCCGTGCCAATAAGTGTGAGACATTCCACTGGCCAAAGTTTACACTTGATGGCGTAGGAGAACGAACCCATGGTTATGCCTTCACAGACACCGCTTTCACCCGATACTGGACCTGATGATATTGTGCCCCCGCCACCGCCAACCCGCATGGTGACAGCGCCAGTGCAGCCTACAGCCGAGTTGACCGCTATCCCTAAGCGGAGAAGTTTCACAGCCAAATACAAACTGCGCATTCTGGACGAGACGGACCAAGCAGCAGACACAGGTGGTGTTACAGCCATTCTACGGCGCGAAGGGCTTTATTCTTCTGCGCTAACGGATTGGCGTCGGGCGCGCGCTGCAGGCTCATTGGGATCATTGCAGCCGCGTCAACGTGGCCCACAAAAAGCACCCGCCAACCCATTACAGGCCGAACTGTCCAAGGCTAACCGTGAAGTTTCAGCACTACGGCGGCGTCTGGACCAGGCGGAAGCCATCCTTGCAATCCAAAAAAAAGTGGCGACATTGTTGGACGAGATGGAGCAGACGCCAGAGCGCAGCGGCAAGTCATGATGGCCGTCGCGATTGCTCTGCCCTCAGGCAGCGGCCTGACCTCAGCCGTTTGCTCCGCGCTCTCTTTGTCGCGGGCAAGCGTTTTTCGCCATCGCGCTACATTGGCTGCTCCGCCACGCGCGGTAAAGCCACGTCCCCCCTCAGCGCGTGCCTTGCCGGAAAATGAACGGGCTCGGGTACTGGACCATCTGTGTGGGCCCAGGTTTACCGACCAGACCCCCACCGAGGTATTCGCCACTTTGCTGGATGAAGGCACCTACCTCTGTTCGATCCGCACGATGTATCGGATACTGGCCGCTCAGGGCGAAGTCATTGAGCGTCGCCGTCAGCGCACGCACCCTGTCTATCAAAAGCCGGAACTTCTAGCCGAAGCTCCCAATCAGGTCTGGTCTTGGGATATTACCAAGCTGATGGGCCCGGTGAAATGGTCTTACTTCTATCTCTATGTCATCTTGGACATCTTCAGCCGCCGTGTTGTTGGCTGGCGCATTGAGCAGGCCGAAAGCGCCAGCCAGTTCAAGGAACTGTTCATGGATGCGATGGGAAAGCATGCTGTTCCACGCGATCAGTTGACATTGCATGCCGATCGTGGCGGGCCAATGAAGGCAAAGACAACGGCTCTGATGCTGGTGGATCTTGGTGTGCTCAAATCCCACAGCCGACCCCATACCTCAAACGACAACCCGTTCTCAGAGGCCCACTTCAAGACGCTGAAATATCAGCCCGAATTCCCCAGGAAGTTTGAAACCATCGAGCAAGCTCGCGACTTTTGCCGCAGATTCTTTGCATGGTACAACGAACAACACCATCATGCAGGCATCGGACTCATGACCCCTGATCAGGTCCACTTTGGACAGGCCGAGGCTGTCTATGCCGCACGCCAAGCAACTCTCGAGGCTGCGTTCATCAGTACACCCGAGCGCTTCGTACTAAAACCGCCAAAACCACCTCAAATCCCGACGGCCGTCTGGATCAA of the Pseudovibrio sp. Tun.PSC04-5.I4 genome contains:
- a CDS encoding Ig-like domain-containing protein; this encodes SGASLNPAVLTATTDASGEASLDVTANSTVGAYTVVASVGGVATTADFPLTNSVGAAASITADSGSPQDAVISTAFSNPLVVTVRDSGNNPVPNETVTFTAPSTNASLDPDVQTETTDAAGQISLSVTANSTVGAYTVVASVGGVATTADFPLTNSVGAAASITADSGSPQDAVISTAFANPLVVTVRDSGNNPVPNETVTFTAPSSGASLNPAVLTATTDASGEASLDVTANSTVGAYTVVASVGGVATTADFPLTNSVGAAASITADSGSPQDAVISTAFTNPLVVTVLDSGTNPVPNVVVTFTAPSNGASLSSDVQTETTDAAGQISFIVTANSTVGAYTVEASVVGGATTAEFSLTNTVGAAATISADSGSPQDAVISTAFANPLVVTVLDSGTNPVPNVVVTFTAPSNGASLSSDVQTETTDAAGQISFIVTANSTVGAYTVEASVVGGATTADFSLTNTVGAAATISADSGSPQDAVISTAFANPLVVTVLDSGTNPVPNVVVTFTAPSNGASLSSDVQTETTDAAGQISFIVTANSTVGAYTVEASVVGGATTAEFSLTNTVGAAATISADSGSPQDAVISTAFANPLVVTVLDSGTNPVPNVVVTFTAPSNGASLSSDVQTETTDAAGQISFIVTANSTVGAYTVEASVVGGATTADFSLTNTVGAAATISADSGSPQDAVISTAFANPLVVTVLDSGTNPVPNVVVTFTAPSNGASLSSDVQTETTDAAGQISFIVTANSTVGAYTVEASVVGGATTADFSLTNTVGAAATITADSGSPQDAVISTAFANPLVVTVLDSGTNPVPNVVVTFTAPSNGASLDPATDTAITNASGVASLDVTANSTSGGPYTVNASVGVVTETADFSLTNGRDSAADIARTKAVIAEFISTRANQIVAEQPKLVQRLKAGKFGQQKGLNSLYYDVSSARKQASFQFSYAAFRTKMNSLNNGLATKATNRIVNGFNLVGQASPDAKLGWAAETGPNDATSAINTLDSGSDPSSGSSSGFDIWAQGSYVRVENNNFESNNGLFFAGVDYRYEDTLLLGFMTQLDISEVDNSAATTSARGVGWMFGPYAVVQLQPNLYLDGQVTYGRSNNDVNALGLGFDNFDTERLLLQAGLTGDFNLDALTLNPFARLTYYFEKQEEYVDRLGNTIPDQAFTLGSLEFGPRVTYEYLSENGYQLTSFLSISGIYDFNRLTSGVPIDATLASADGNFRARFEGGVAITIPNPKIRILGEGFYDGIGVSDYEAYGGKLSLSIKF
- a CDS encoding transcription termination/antitermination NusG family protein, whose amino-acid sequence is MKMTAPNAGNKALEQDYMLLRALMTKSSLEWIVVRTNPNCEDRAQASITATGAIAYLPKIPVLRRPKHINKTIDASQPMFPSYLFVGLDFNVRVSCDQVRSCDGVEKILASSLEQPPHRVPLAEMLRILETACDAQFGKKAVNGQVFSVGSDILLVAGVGATLKGVVSELRAGGQTLKVELEAFGRTTKVIVPVDEVELR